The window CTACCAGATATTAAATCTGTAACCAACTGAAAGAGTAACTCTCTCGTAGTCGTTATCAAATTTATCGCTACCATTATTTCCGTCAACTTTAGTTTTAGCATAGTTAGCACCATATAAAACATCTACGTTAAAGTCTTCGTATTGAACTCCAACACCAGCTGCCCAATATAATCCATCGTCAACTTTAGTTCCCCAGTCTCTATCAGGAGTATTTACACTCTTTGAGTCAAAGTTAAATGAGTAACCAACATTAGCTTTGATATATGGAGTAGCAGCCCAATCCCAGTAATTGATATCATATCTACCAGTTACATATAAAGGAACTGAAGAGAATTCTCCTCCAGAAACACCATTAGAAGATTTTCTCTTCATGTGATGTTGATAAGCAACTCCAAGACCTAGATCGAAATAGTCCCAAGACTTGTAAGCTTCAATAGCTAATTCTCCACCAAAGTCTTTAGTTTTTTTAGAAAGATCAGTATCATAAGCTTCATGTCTGTTAAAGTTTCCATATTCACTCCAGAAATCCCATCCAGCTCTTAAGTTAATGAATCCCCAAGGGTTTTCAACAACTGGAGCTACAACTACCTCCTCGATTACAACTGGCTCAGCTACAACCTCTTTAGAACTTGTAACAGGAGCAGCAACCTCTTTCGCTTGTGCTACAGCAGCAAAAGCAAATAAAGAACATGCTAAAAGTGTTAATTTTTTCATAAAAATAACCTCCTCGTCTTAATTAATCTCCTTAAATTAAAAATGGAATTAATATTTCTTCACCATTCTGTAACATATATACTCAAAAAATTTCAATTTCTTTTTTTTTTGAGTAATAATTTTGTAATAGAAAATAACTTATGATATAATTTTATCTAGAAAGTATAGAGTTAAATTAGGATGTGACGTATGGAGAAATATAAAGAAATTATAGAGATAATTGTAAAAGATGAGGACAAAGGAAAGCGATTGGACAGCTTTTTAAGTGAAAATTTTGAAGATGCAACAAGAAGCTATATTCAAAAACTAATAGATAATGAAAATGTAGTTATAGATAATAAATCTAAAACAAAAAGTGGAAATAAATTAAAAGGAAAAGAGAAAATAATTGTAAAAATTCCAGAGGATGAACTTTTAGAAGTTTTACCAGAAAATTTACCGATAG of the Cetobacterium sp. NK01 genome contains:
- a CDS encoding porin family protein; amino-acid sequence: MKKLTLLACSLFAFAAVAQAKEVAAPVTSSKEVVAEPVVIEEVVVAPVVENPWGFINLRAGWDFWSEYGNFNRHEAYDTDLSKKTKDFGGELAIEAYKSWDYFDLGLGVAYQHHMKRKSSNGVSGGEFSSVPLYVTGRYDINYWDWAATPYIKANVGYSFNFDSKSVNTPDRDWGTKVDDGLYWAAGVGVQYEDFNVDVLYGANYAKTKVDGNNGSDKFDNDYERVTLSVGYRFNIW